A stretch of Aeromicrobium tamlense DNA encodes these proteins:
- a CDS encoding sensor histidine kinase: protein MVRPGRPSFSVRSRLIAAIGLLVGAALLAAGVSMWVVESRRIDQSIDAAISQEFAEFRTAFATEPTVGADARLSEFLARTLPDDGEIVWMFPTTGGPSYIGDADRNLLDSPRFSALVEDLRATGGLRDFTAGGERYRVGVLPVQQGDAAAALVVTRDRTEATEQLNDLLITYALVGLLALVVVLAASSWLAGRLLQPLSRLRDTARDISAGSLDERLEVTGHDDLTDLQVTFNDMLDRLEAAFSTQRQMLDDAGHELRTPLTVLRGHIELMDPDDPAEVDETKALLLDEIDRMSRLVDELLVLAKARRPDFIRLEPVDLQTLGEGVAARSRALADRDWRTDLSAVGEAMLDGQRITQALLQFADNAVRHTQDGDTITIGSGATSSSIELWVADTGPGVPTELRDEIFDRFTTTGSHDGFGLGLSIVSAIAEAHGGTVVLDDPPTGSGAVFRLRLPRVQDR, encoded by the coding sequence GTGGTGAGGCCGGGCCGGCCCTCGTTCTCCGTCCGCAGTCGCCTGATCGCCGCGATCGGGCTGCTCGTCGGAGCCGCGCTGCTGGCCGCCGGCGTCTCGATGTGGGTCGTGGAGTCGCGCCGGATCGACCAGAGCATCGACGCCGCCATCAGCCAGGAGTTCGCCGAGTTCCGCACGGCGTTCGCCACCGAGCCGACCGTCGGGGCCGACGCGCGGCTGTCGGAGTTCCTGGCACGCACGCTGCCCGACGACGGCGAGATCGTCTGGATGTTCCCCACGACGGGTGGCCCGTCGTACATCGGCGACGCCGACCGCAACCTGCTCGACTCGCCCCGGTTCTCCGCGCTCGTCGAGGACCTGCGCGCGACGGGCGGCCTGCGCGACTTCACCGCGGGTGGCGAGCGCTACCGGGTGGGTGTGCTGCCGGTGCAGCAGGGTGATGCCGCCGCGGCGCTCGTCGTGACCCGCGACCGGACCGAGGCCACGGAGCAGCTCAACGACCTGCTCATCACGTACGCGCTCGTCGGCCTGCTCGCGCTCGTGGTGGTGCTGGCCGCGTCGTCCTGGCTCGCCGGACGCCTGCTGCAGCCCCTCAGCCGGCTGCGCGACACGGCCCGCGACATCAGCGCGGGCTCCCTGGACGAACGGCTCGAGGTCACCGGACACGACGACCTCACGGACCTCCAAGTCACCTTCAACGACATGCTCGACCGGCTGGAGGCCGCCTTCTCCACCCAGAGGCAGATGCTCGACGACGCCGGCCACGAGCTGCGCACGCCACTGACCGTCCTGCGCGGCCACATCGAGCTCATGGACCCGGACGACCCGGCCGAGGTCGACGAGACGAAGGCGCTGCTGCTCGACGAGATCGACCGCATGTCGCGCCTCGTGGACGAGCTGCTCGTGCTGGCCAAGGCACGACGTCCCGACTTCATCCGGCTCGAGCCGGTCGACCTCCAGACCTTGGGCGAGGGCGTCGCCGCCCGCTCACGAGCGCTCGCCGACCGGGACTGGCGCACCGATCTGTCCGCGGTGGGCGAGGCCATGCTCGACGGCCAGCGCATCACGCAGGCGCTGCTCCAGTTCGCCGACAACGCCGTGCGGCACACGCAGGACGGCGACACGATCACGATCGGCTCCGGCGCGACCTCGAGCTCGATCGAGCTCTGGGTGGCCGACACGGGCCCCGGCGTGCCGACCGAGCTGCGCGACGAGATCTTCGACCGCTTCACCACCACCGGCTCGCACGACGGCTTCGGCCTCGGCCTGTCGATCGTGAGCGCGATCGCCGAGGCGCACGGCGGCACGGTCGTCCTCGACGATCCGCCCACCGGCTCGGGGGCCGTGTTCCGGCTGCGCCTGCCGAGGGTGCAGGATCGGTGA
- a CDS encoding response regulator transcription factor yields the protein MSRILVVEDEERIASFVAKGLRSEGFTPTVVADGITGLDYALSGEFDLIVLDIGLPGMDGYTVLRRLREERSTLPVIVLTARDSVTDTVAALEGGAADYMSKPFRFAELVARVRLRLRTTTETVVSEDLSAGDVRLDVRSRRAFVGDREVDLSAREFALAEVLLRHRGQALSREQLLSHVWGYDFDPGSNIVDVYVGYLRKKLGPELVTTVRGVGYRAG from the coding sequence ATGAGCCGGATCCTGGTGGTCGAGGACGAGGAGCGCATCGCCTCCTTCGTCGCCAAGGGCCTGCGCTCCGAGGGCTTCACGCCCACCGTCGTCGCCGACGGGATCACGGGGCTCGACTACGCGCTCAGCGGCGAGTTCGACCTCATCGTGCTCGACATCGGCCTGCCCGGCATGGACGGCTACACGGTCCTGCGGCGGCTGCGCGAGGAGCGCTCGACGCTCCCGGTCATCGTCCTCACGGCGCGCGACTCCGTCACCGACACGGTCGCGGCGCTCGAAGGCGGCGCGGCCGACTACATGAGCAAGCCGTTCCGCTTCGCCGAGCTGGTCGCGCGGGTGCGCCTGCGGCTGCGCACCACCACCGAGACGGTCGTGAGCGAGGACCTGTCGGCCGGAGACGTGCGACTCGACGTCCGCAGCCGACGCGCGTTCGTCGGCGACCGCGAGGTCGATCTGTCGGCCCGCGAGTTCGCCCTCGCCGAGGTGCTGCTGCGCCACCGCGGCCAGGCCCTGTCGCGCGAGCAGCTGCTCTCGCACGTGTGGGGGTACGACTTCGACCCGGGCTCGAACATCGTCGACGTCTACGTCGGGTACCTGCGCAAGAAGCTCGGCCCGGAGCTCGTCACCACGGTGCGTGGCGTCGGCTACCGGGCCGGCTGA